The Micromonospora sp. Llam0 genome includes a window with the following:
- a CDS encoding FAD:protein FMN transferase, translated as MPLLETLPVGPDCAQWQVWGTLARVVVSDPAAVPAARTIVEDVLAAVDAACSRFRADSELVRACRSGATPVRISPLLAGLVSVALRAAHETDGDVDPTVGSALCRLGYDADLRWVTLHGRPAVTRTVPPPADWRQVRLDETELTVPDGVQLDLGATAKAWAADRGARDVARRCRVGVLVALGGDIATAGPAPGGRWRIRVQDRPSDPACVIGLPAGGAVATSSTVSRQWTAGDATMHHIVDPRTGTPAGRVWRSVSVAAYNCVRANTLSTAALVRGATADRWLAGLGAPARLVAGDGTVRTVGGWSAEEETQ; from the coding sequence ATGCCGCTGCTGGAGACCCTCCCGGTCGGGCCCGACTGTGCACAGTGGCAGGTGTGGGGGACGCTGGCCCGGGTGGTGGTGAGCGACCCTGCGGCGGTACCGGCGGCCCGGACGATCGTCGAGGACGTGTTGGCCGCCGTCGACGCCGCCTGCAGCCGGTTCCGCGCCGACTCCGAACTGGTCCGGGCGTGCCGCAGTGGAGCAACGCCGGTGCGGATCAGCCCGCTGCTCGCCGGCCTGGTGTCGGTGGCGCTGCGGGCGGCCCACGAGACCGACGGCGACGTCGACCCGACCGTGGGGTCGGCACTGTGCCGGCTGGGCTACGACGCGGATCTGCGCTGGGTGACCCTGCACGGCCGGCCCGCCGTGACACGGACCGTCCCGCCGCCCGCGGACTGGCGTCAGGTCCGGCTCGACGAGACCGAGCTGACCGTACCGGACGGGGTGCAGCTGGACCTGGGCGCGACCGCGAAGGCCTGGGCGGCCGACCGCGGTGCCCGGGACGTCGCCCGCCGGTGTCGGGTCGGTGTGCTGGTCGCCCTCGGCGGCGACATCGCCACTGCGGGGCCGGCCCCGGGCGGGCGCTGGCGGATCCGGGTGCAGGACCGTCCATCGGATCCGGCGTGCGTGATCGGTCTGCCGGCCGGCGGCGCGGTGGCCACCTCGAGCACGGTGAGCCGGCAGTGGACCGCCGGAGACGCCACGATGCACCACATCGTCGACCCACGCACCGGCACCCCGGCGGGCCGGGTGTGGCGCAGCGTCTCCGTGGCGGCGTACAACTGCGTGCGGGCGAACACGCTGAGCACCGCGGCGCTGGTACGCGGTGCGACCGCCGACCGGTGGCTCGCAGGTCTCGGGGCACCGGCCCGGCTGGTGGCCGGGGACGGCACGGTGCGGACCGTCGGAGGCTGGTCTGCGGAGGAGGAGACACAGTGA
- a CDS encoding cellulose binding domain-containing protein, producing the protein MLHRIGAMLAVSIVTIAGWAGPAQAEPRPATVPTLTPTPVCPPALPLTGLVAGVTQTSVTVSYFMLLVGPPCGYLPPVTVTLFTSRTDAQQWRDPVAENVSGPEHNGDVTIDGLTPDTEYWFRFTDADGRRDTYVLGGPARTLPVTGCVASTVVDASWIGGFIATVTVRNIGTESIDGWQVSWQWPGDERIQSIWGGQAGDDRFAVEVRNAPYNGMVEPDGTTTFGLLVATSRAPTAISPDCTV; encoded by the coding sequence ATGCTGCACCGGATCGGTGCCATGCTCGCCGTCTCGATCGTGACCATCGCCGGCTGGGCCGGCCCGGCGCAGGCGGAGCCCCGGCCCGCGACCGTTCCCACCCTGACACCGACCCCGGTGTGCCCGCCCGCACTGCCGCTGACGGGTTTGGTCGCCGGTGTGACCCAGACCAGCGTGACCGTGAGCTATTTCATGCTTCTGGTCGGCCCGCCGTGTGGCTACCTTCCGCCGGTCACGGTGACTCTGTTCACCAGTCGGACGGACGCGCAGCAATGGCGCGACCCGGTGGCGGAAAACGTGTCCGGGCCGGAACACAACGGCGACGTCACGATCGACGGGCTGACGCCGGACACCGAATACTGGTTCCGGTTCACCGACGCCGACGGTCGGCGAGACACCTACGTGCTCGGTGGACCCGCTCGAACCCTGCCGGTGACGGGTTGCGTCGCGTCCACCGTGGTGGACGCCAGTTGGATCGGTGGGTTCATCGCCACGGTCACGGTTCGCAACATCGGCACCGAGTCGATCGATGGCTGGCAGGTGTCCTGGCAGTGGCCGGGCGACGAGCGGATCCAGTCGATCTGGGGTGGACAGGCCGGCGACGACAGGTTTGCCGTCGAGGTGCGGAACGCGCCGTACAACGGCATGGTCGAACCGGACGGGACCACCACCTTCGGCCTGTTGGTGGCGACCAGCCGGGCCCCGACGGCGATCAGCCCGGACTGCACCGTCTGA
- a CDS encoding glycoside hydrolase family 6 protein, with protein sequence MSSVPRRTVRRSLLAAAGAAVLVAAALIIPTTAAHAAVVCNVTYQANTWNEGSGAGGFTANITINNRQDPVNGWSLRFTLPSGQTLTQGWSANWSGSSGAITATNASWNGNLGTGASTSIGFNGRWTGSYSSPTAFTLNGVACNGGTGPTTPPPVTTAPPPVTTAPPPVTTAPPPVTTPPPTGGPRVDNPYVGADVYVNPIWSANAAAEPGGSRIADQPTAVWLDRTSAIYGNNSPTTGDMGLADHLDEAVAQDAANGSRSLAIQIVIYNLPGRDCSALASNGELGPDEIDAYRDDYIDPIAEIMGRAEYRNLRIVSVIEIDSLPNLVTNVSGRETAVPECDVMLANGNYVNGVGYALAQLGAVPNVYNYVDAGHHGWLGWDSNFGPSAQIIAEAANASGASPSDVHGFATNTANFSALQEPYITVDGTTRQSNWIDWNYYNDELSFAQAFRQRLVQEGFSSSVGMLIDTSRNGWGGASRPTGPSSASDLNTRIDESRVDRRIHKGNWCNQSGAGLGERPTAAPASGIDAYVWIKPPGESDGSSSEIPNDEGKGFDRMCDPTYTGNPRNNNNMSGALPDAPVSGHWFSAQFQELMANAYPPL encoded by the coding sequence ATGTCATCCGTCCCGAGACGCACCGTACGCCGTAGTCTGCTGGCCGCCGCCGGTGCCGCCGTGCTGGTCGCCGCAGCCCTGATCATCCCCACCACCGCTGCCCACGCCGCAGTGGTCTGCAACGTCACCTACCAGGCCAACACCTGGAACGAAGGCTCCGGCGCGGGCGGGTTCACCGCCAACATCACCATCAACAATCGGCAGGATCCGGTCAACGGCTGGAGCCTGCGCTTCACCCTGCCGTCCGGTCAGACCCTGACTCAGGGCTGGTCGGCCAACTGGAGCGGCAGCTCTGGCGCGATTACCGCGACCAACGCCTCGTGGAACGGCAACCTGGGCACCGGGGCGTCCACCTCGATCGGCTTCAACGGGCGGTGGACCGGCAGCTACTCCAGCCCCACCGCGTTCACCCTGAACGGGGTGGCGTGTAACGGGGGCACCGGCCCGACGACTCCGCCGCCGGTCACCACGGCACCTCCGCCGGTCACCACGGCACCTCCGCCGGTCACCACCGCGCCGCCGCCGGTCACCACGCCGCCGCCGACGGGTGGGCCGCGGGTGGACAACCCGTACGTGGGTGCGGATGTGTACGTGAACCCGATCTGGAGTGCGAACGCGGCGGCGGAGCCGGGTGGTAGCCGGATCGCGGATCAGCCGACCGCGGTCTGGCTGGACCGGACGAGTGCGATCTACGGCAACAACAGCCCGACGACCGGTGACATGGGTCTGGCCGACCACCTGGACGAGGCGGTGGCGCAGGACGCGGCGAACGGCAGCCGGTCGTTGGCGATCCAGATCGTGATCTACAACCTGCCGGGTCGGGACTGTTCGGCGTTGGCGTCCAACGGTGAGCTGGGTCCGGATGAGATCGACGCGTACCGGGACGACTACATCGATCCGATCGCGGAGATCATGGGTCGGGCGGAGTACCGGAACCTGCGGATCGTGTCGGTGATCGAGATCGACTCGCTGCCGAACCTGGTCACGAACGTGAGTGGTCGGGAGACCGCTGTTCCGGAGTGTGACGTGATGCTGGCCAACGGCAACTACGTCAATGGTGTCGGCTACGCGCTGGCGCAGCTCGGTGCGGTGCCGAACGTGTACAACTACGTGGACGCGGGTCACCACGGCTGGCTCGGTTGGGACAGTAACTTCGGTCCGAGCGCGCAGATCATCGCGGAGGCTGCGAACGCGTCGGGTGCCTCGCCGTCGGACGTGCACGGTTTCGCCACCAACACGGCGAACTTCTCGGCGTTGCAGGAGCCGTACATCACGGTTGACGGCACCACCCGGCAGTCGAACTGGATCGACTGGAACTACTACAACGACGAGTTGTCGTTCGCGCAGGCGTTCCGGCAGCGGCTCGTGCAGGAAGGCTTCTCCTCTAGCGTGGGGATGTTGATTGACACGTCGCGGAACGGGTGGGGTGGTGCGTCTCGGCCGACCGGGCCGAGCAGTGCCAGTGATCTGAACACCCGGATCGACGAGTCGCGGGTCGACCGGCGGATCCACAAGGGGAACTGGTGCAACCAGTCGGGTGCGGGTCTGGGTGAGCGTCCGACCGCGGCGCCCGCGTCGGGTATCGACGCGTACGTGTGGATCAAGCCGCCGGGTGAGTCGGACGGTTCGAGTTCGGAGATCCCGAACGACGAGGGTAAGGGCTTCGACCGGATGTGTGACCCGACGTACACGGGTAACCCGCGGAACAACAACAACATGAGTGGTGCGCTGCCGGACGCGCCGGTTTCCGGGCACTGGTTCTCGGCTCAGTTCCAGGAGCTGATGGCCAACGCGTACCCGCCGCTGTGA